The Herpetosiphonaceae bacterium DNA window CGCGCTTAACTTACTGCGTGGCGAATCGTCATCAGTGACCTATATGTCCTGACACACCAACGCCCACCGAGCAGGGCCAGGCGGGCGCGGGCGGCGGTGCGGATTATCCGTAGTATACCAGTACATTCATGCAATTTCTAGGCATGATGATTGCATGAATGTCAAATCGGTGCTATACTAAATCTGCGGTGCAGGAGCTTGATTCGTCTAGCTCCCTGCGCCGTTGTTTGTTAATCCGCACAGAGGGAGAGAGGCCGAGCGGATGATCGAGGGCTATGACGACACGACGACGACCGGGGCGGGCTGTGACATCATCAACTGAGACAACATTGCTACAAGATGTACGGACTGGCCTAGAGGCACTAACCACCGCTATGTCGGATATGCGCGAATCTGTGGAGCGCTTATCGGATCTGGTTGACGGCAATGATCGGCGGGGGGTTGAGGGGATTCGTACCCAGCTCAACTTGATCCGAGGTCGCGTCGAGAGTTTACATAAAGATGTTGCGCCCGTACCCCAGATTGTGATCGACATGGCGACGCTCAAGACGCGGATCGGCACGCTGGAGGACGAGCGCACCAAGATCCGCTATATCCTGGTCGGCATGGGCCTGCTGCTCACGCTGATCGGGCTCGTCACCGGCGACGATATTTTGACCGGCATTGCTCGTTTACTAGGAGCGCCTTAGATGGATCTCGACGTTGTGAATTGGACCAATCTGTTTATCGCGCTCTCGGTGCCGCTGGCCGCGCTGATTGGCCGCTGCGAGTGGCCGGATCTCGTCAAGTTCTACCTGTCGTTTGTGCTGGCGGCGGGCGCGTACTTCCTCGGCCAGTGGTTTGACGGGCAGGCGCTGCTCTGGCCGCTCCCGGTCGAGACGGTCGGCGCGATCTTAGCCGCGTTCGGGGTGCAGCAGGGGATTTTCCAGCACGCCAAGCGCTCGACCTGGCTGATCACGCTGGCCGAGTTCGGGAGCCAGCAGGTGCGGGCGGCGGGGCTGTTCGATACCGATCGGCGGGCGCGCTGATGATCGTGAGTTATCTCTGTCTCGCGCTGTTCTGCGCGGTGTTGTTTGCGCCGGGCTGCGCGGCCTGGTGGGATCGGGAGGATTGAGGATGTATTTCGCAACGCCACCACTCGCGATCACGGATCTGCCGACGAAGCACACCTACGGGGTGCTTACGCCGCGCCTGATTGTGATTCATGCAACCGCCGGCACGGATAGCCGCGAATGGCTGGTCGAAAACCCCGAAGGACTGTCGATCCATCGCCTGATCCAGAAGGACGGCACGATCTACAAGATGGCCGATGACCTCGTGTCGTGCGGGCATGTAGGCCGCAGCGCGTTGTGGGGTAATCGCTGGCTGAATAAGATCGCACTCGGCATCGAGCTAGAGAACCGGAACAACGGGCGCGACCCGTATCCGACGGCGCAGGTCGAGGCGTGCGCCGCGCAGGTCGTCGAATGGCTGGGCCGCTTCGGGCCGCTGCCGGTCGTCGGGCATTATCAGGTTGATACGCTCGGCAAGACCGACCCAAAGGGCTTTCCCTGGTGGACGTTTTGGGAGTGTGTCCGCAAACGCACTCCGCAGGCAGGCTAGCTGCCGCCAGATCAGCAGGCACACATCCAACTCGAACGCTCCAGCGTGCTCAGCGGTGCTCCGCCCATGTTCGCCGGAGCACCGCATATTTGAAGAGGATACCCACATGGATCTCAAGATTCGTATTGATGCCTTTCGCCGACACTGTGAGCAGTTGATCGCGGGCGGG harbors:
- a CDS encoding N-acetylmuramoyl-L-alanine amidase; the protein is MYFATPPLAITDLPTKHTYGVLTPRLIVIHATAGTDSREWLVENPEGLSIHRLIQKDGTIYKMADDLVSCGHVGRSALWGNRWLNKIALGIELENRNNGRDPYPTAQVEACAAQVVEWLGRFGPLPVVGHYQVDTLGKTDPKGFPWWTFWECVRKRTPQAG